A DNA window from Vanacampus margaritifer isolate UIUO_Vmar chromosome 19, RoL_Vmar_1.0, whole genome shotgun sequence contains the following coding sequences:
- the acot20 gene encoding acyl-coenzyme A thioesterase 1 isoform X2 has translation MSPIRLKILPNVRCLFDKLVQVTVEGLTPHKRVELRSSLVDDKGVIFKASALYQADEKGLVDVSSAPSLGGSYTGVEPMGLWWSMGPETPHKKFVKKNVLSPTRVEIAVHIGGTGEMLASETNEREYMIEGMRRIPVREGRVRGVLFVPPGKGPFPGILDLYTLGGGLNEQRASLLANKGFVVLALAYYGYQDLPKNPKNLDLEYFEEAADFLQKHPEESQQLSALMAAVETL, from the exons ATGTCTCCGATCCGCCTAAAAATCCTCCCCAATGTCCGCTGTCTCTTTGACAAACTGGTTCAAGTCACAGTCGAGGGTCTCACTCCCCACAAACGGGTGGAATTGCGATCGAGCCTGGTTGACGACAAAGGAGTGATTTTCAAAGCTTCTGCCCTCTACCAAGCAGATGAAAAAGGCCTGGTAGATGTGAGTAGCGCCCCCTCTCTGGGAGGAAGTTACACCGGAGTGGAGCCCATGGGCTTATGGTGGTCCATGGGGCCGGAGACCCCCCACAAAAAGTTTGTGAAGAAAAACGTGCTGAGCCCAACTCGTGTGGAGATAGCGGTCCACATTGGAGGCACTGGGGAGATGTTAGCCAGTGAAACCAACGAGAGAGAATACATGATTGAGGGCATGAGGAGAATTCCCGTGCGAGAGGGACGCGTGCGAGGAGTCCTCTTCGTACCACCAG ggaaggGTCCATTCCCTGGAATTCTAGATTTATATACTTTAGGCGGAGGCCTCAACGAGCAGCGAGCCAGCCTCTTGGCAAACAAAGGTTTTGTTGTGCTAGCGCTGGCCTATTACGGCTACCAAGATTTACCCAAAAATCCTAAGAACTTGGATCTGGAATACTTTGAAGAGGCTGCAGACTTTCTACAGAAACATCCAGAG GAATCACAGCAACTGTCTGCATTAATGGCTGCAGTGGAAACACTGTGA
- the acot20 gene encoding acyl-coenzyme A thioesterase 1 isoform X1, producing the protein MSPIRLKILPNVRCLFDKLVQVTVEGLTPHKRVELRSSLVDDKGVIFKASALYQADEKGLVDVSSAPSLGGSYTGVEPMGLWWSMGPETPHKKFVKKNVLSPTRVEIAVHIGGTGEMLASETNEREYMIEGMRRIPVREGRVRGVLFVPPGKGPFPGILDLYTLGGGLNEQRASLLANKGFVVLALAYYGYQDLPKNPKNLDLEYFEEAADFLQKHPEVRGPGIGIISMSHSGALALSMASFFSGITATVCINGCSGNTVIPLHYKDIVMPPLRPVIWKTKLRNWLIDIRDVTPDPSLKKNQASLIPIQRANCHFLFAVSEDDRNWNSPFFAEQAADILKSHGKESFQVVSYPKAGHFLEVPHMPFCPSSFHAAVGRAVVFGGEPKAHSAAQLDLWERIQEFFKRHLNNASTY; encoded by the exons ATGTCTCCGATCCGCCTAAAAATCCTCCCCAATGTCCGCTGTCTCTTTGACAAACTGGTTCAAGTCACAGTCGAGGGTCTCACTCCCCACAAACGGGTGGAATTGCGATCGAGCCTGGTTGACGACAAAGGAGTGATTTTCAAAGCTTCTGCCCTCTACCAAGCAGATGAAAAAGGCCTGGTAGATGTGAGTAGCGCCCCCTCTCTGGGAGGAAGTTACACCGGAGTGGAGCCCATGGGCTTATGGTGGTCCATGGGGCCGGAGACCCCCCACAAAAAGTTTGTGAAGAAAAACGTGCTGAGCCCAACTCGTGTGGAGATAGCGGTCCACATTGGAGGCACTGGGGAGATGTTAGCCAGTGAAACCAACGAGAGAGAATACATGATTGAGGGCATGAGGAGAATTCCCGTGCGAGAGGGACGCGTGCGAGGAGTCCTCTTCGTACCACCAG ggaaggGTCCATTCCCTGGAATTCTAGATTTATATACTTTAGGCGGAGGCCTCAACGAGCAGCGAGCCAGCCTCTTGGCAAACAAAGGTTTTGTTGTGCTAGCGCTGGCCTATTACGGCTACCAAGATTTACCCAAAAATCCTAAGAACTTGGATCTGGAATACTTTGAAGAGGCTGCAGACTTTCTACAGAAACATCCAGAG GTTCGAGGGCCTGGGATAGGCATTATATCAATGTCCCATAGTGGTGCTTTGGCATTGTCAATGGCATCTTTTTTCTCAGGAATCACAGCAACTGTCTGCATTAATGGCTGCAGTGGAAACACTGTGATTCCGTTACACTACAAAGACATCGTTATGCCGCCACTCCGCCCCGTCATATGGAAAACAAAACTTCGGAATTGGCTGATCGATATCCGCGACGTGACGCCAGATCCGagcctgaaaaaaaatcaagcgtCCTTGATTCCGATCCAGCGCGCCAactgccacttcctgtttgccgTTTCGGAAGACGACCGCAACTGGAACAGCCCTTTTTTTGCCGAGCAAGCCgctgacattttgaaaagtcatgGCAAGGAATCCTTTCAGGTGGTTTCTTACCCAAAAGCTGGACACTTTTTGGAAGTTCCGCACATGCCGTTCTGTCCGTCTTCCTTCCATGCTGCAGTGGGAAGAGCTGTGGTGTTTGGTGGCGAGCCAAAAGCCCACTCGGCGGCTCAGCTGGACCTGTGGGAGCGAATCCAAGAGTTCTTTAAGAGACACTTGAACAACGCCAGCACTTATTAG
- the LOC144039244 gene encoding acyl-coenzyme A thioesterase 1-like, with protein sequence MASSQIRLKIFPGVRCLFDKLVQVKVEGLAPHKLVELRSRLVDDKEVIFKASALYQADKKGLVDVSSAPSLGGSYTGVEPMGLWWSMAPETPHRKLVKKNVVTPTVVEIAAHNVVTGEMIASETNQREYMMEGMRRIPVREGRVRGVLFIPPGEGPFPGIVDLYTFGGGLSEQRASLLANKGFVVLALAYYGYQDLPKNPKRLDLEYFEEAVNYLQHHPKVGGPEVGIISISHSGALALSMSSFLTCIKATVCINGCNANTVFPLHYKDIVIPPLPLLMENIQMTQSGVIDITDVTPDPTVGKNRASLIPIERADCNFLFAVSEDDRNWSSALFAKQAAEMLKSHGRESFQVVSYPEAGHLLEVPHMPFCPSSFHAALGRAVVFGGQPKAHSGAQLDLWERVQEFFKRHLNDKST encoded by the exons ATGGCGTCCTCTCAGATCCGCTTAAAAATCTTCCCCGGCGTCCGCTGTCTTTTTGACAAACTGGTTCAAGTCAAAGTCGAGGGTCTCGCTCCGCACAAACTGGTGGAATTAAGATCCAGGCTAGTTGACGACAAAGAAGTGATTTTTAAAGCTTCTGCCCTCTACCAAGCTGATAAAAAAGGCCTGGTAGATGTGAGTAGCGCCCCCTCTCTGGGGGGAAGTTACACCGGAGTGGAGCCCATGGGTTTATGGTGGTCCATGGCGCCAGAGACCCCGCACAGAAAACTTGTGAAGAAGAACGTTGTGACTCCGACTGTAGTGGAAATAGCCGCCCACAATGTAGTCACTGGAGAGATGATAGCCTCTGAAACCAACCAGCGGGAATACATGATGGAGGGCATGAGGAGAATTCCCGTGCGAGAGGGACGCGTGCGAGGAGTCCTCTTCATACCACCAG gagaGGGTCCATTCCCCGGAATTGTTGATTTATACACTTTTGGTGGAGGACTCAGTGAGCAGCGAGCAAGCCTGTTGGCCAACAAAGGTTTTGTTGTGCTGGCATTAGCTTATTATGGCTACCAAGATTTACCCAAAAATCCTAAACGCTTGGATTTGGAATATTTTGAAGAGGCTGTGAACTATCTGCAGCATCATCCCAAG GTCGGAGGTCCAGAGGTCGGCATTATATCCATATCTCATAGTGGCGCTTTAGCCTTGTCGATGTCATCTTTTCTTACATGCATCAAAGCAACCGTGTGCATCAACGGCTGCAATGCAAATACCGTGTTTCCGTTACACTACAAAGACATTGTCATACCACCACTTCCATTATTGATGGAGAATATTCAAATGACACAATCCGGTGTTATCGATATAACTGATGTCACGCCGGACCCAACAGTGGGGAAAAATCGAGCGTCTTTAATTCCAATCGAGCGCGCCGACTGCAACTTCCTGTTCGCAGTTTCAGAAGACGACCGCAACTGGAGCAGTGCGCTTTTTGCCAAGCAAGCCGCGGAAATGTTGAAAAGTCACGGCAGGGAATCCTTTCAGGTGGTTTCGTATCCCGAAGCGGGTCACCTGTTGGAAGTTCCTCACATGCCATTTTGTCCGTCTTCTTTCCACGCTGCATTGGGAAGGGCTGTGGTGTTTGGTGGGCAGCCAAAGGCCCACTCGGGGGCTCAGCTGGACCTGTGGGAGCGGGTCCAAGAGTTTTTCAAGAGACACTTGAACGACAAGAGCACTTAG
- the gpr176 gene encoding G-protein coupled receptor 176: protein MTVFCPMHCDVVVRFQFNDARVRIRAFDSVRAWPSSPIAATSNVSYQVPPAFIKAPKTQYDMDSGSWAAMVGDGASNMTASHIWLSVLNSSSPPTPWGSRLPAEGTALDDRNRLIWEQAYRDFTTAVQVLILIGSLLGNATVLWCTCSTNVFKSVTNRFIKNLACTGICAGLACVPFDVALGSSPHCCWWLHTLLLCKTIKFLHKLFCSVTVLNFSAIALDRYYSVLYPLERKISDARSRDLVIYIWVHSVVVSLPVFAVTNVTDVYVTSSCSKDHARSLGHTLYVSIYNITTIILPLALVFFFMLLIRRALSASQKKKVIIAALRTPQNSISIPYVSRREAELHASLLAVVLAFSVCSAPYGALVVYRTLLVDPKELPASLYLTALWLPKMSLLTNPLLFLTVNRSARHSCLELLSRIQRRYSRRNLVSTGAMASLGGEVVVGEPVGLETAGRSGSQLLEMFNIGQQHIFRPSEEEEDNVANGLEGPKEDHKNESRLRGLRAHVITKNDLLQRHGGGLTKEGTTTMPKPRSSPVHTCTYTSSSQVAPATLPETEDPTQFGFGPFELPPQWLPETRNSKKRLLPPLGNTPEELIQTKLPKPRPERRISRNNKVCIISAVDP, encoded by the exons ATGACTGTTTTTTGTCCTATGCACTGCGATGTCGTTGTCCGTTTCCAATTCAATGATGCACGCGTTCGGATACGTGCTTTCGATTCGGTGCGTGCTTGGCCATCGTCTCCAATCGCCGCGACCTCAAATGTTTCATATCAAGTGCCGCCAGCGTTCATAAAAGCCCCAAAAACACAATACGATATGGATAGTGGGAGTTGGGCTGCAATGGTCGGGGACGGCGCATCCAACATGACAGCTTCTCATATCTGGCTGAGTGTCCTCAACTCCTCCAGCCCGCCGACCCCCTGGGGCAGCCGTCTGCCAGCCGAGGGGACCGCGCTGGACGACCGGAACCGGCTGATCTGGGAGCAAGCTTACCGTGACTTCACCACCGCCGTCCAGGTTCTCATCCTCATTGGTTCGCTGCTCG GGAATGCCACCGTATTGTGGTGCACCTGCTCCACAAACGTCTTCAAATCGGTGACCAATCGCTTCATCAAGAACCTGGCCTGCACGGGTATCTGCGCCGGACTGGCGTGCGTTCCCTTCGACGTGGCGCTGGGCTCCAGCCCTCATTGCTGCTGGTGGCTTCACACGCTGTTGCTCTGCAAGACCATCAAGTTCCTCCACAAACTCTTCTGCTCGGTCACCGTGCTCAATTTCAGCGCCATTGCGCTGGACAG ATACTATTCAGTACTATACCCGCTTGAGAGGAAGATCTCCGATGCAAGATCCAGGGATCTGGTCATCTACATTTGGGTCCACTCGGTGGTGGTGAGTCTTCCTGTGTTTGCCGTTACCAACGTCACCGACGTGTACGTGACATCGTCCTGCTCAAAAGACCACGCTCGCTCCCTGGGGCACACGCTGTACGTGTCGATCTACAACATCACCACCATCATCCTCCCTCTGGCGttggtcttcttcttcatgCTGCTCATCCGCAGAGCGCTCAGCGCCAGCCAGAAGAAGAAGGTGATCATCGCGGCCTTGCGGACGCCGCAGAACAGTATCTCCATCCCGTACGTGTCTCGACGAGAGGCCGAGCTGCACGCCAGTCTCCTGGCAGTCGTGCTGGCGTTCTCCGTCTGCAGCGCCCCCTATGGCGCTTTGGTTGTCTATCGAACCCTTTTGGTAGACCCCAAAGAGCTGCCTGCATCACTGTACCTCACGGCTTTATGGCTGCCTAAGATGTCCCTGCTCACCAACCCGCTTTTGTTCCTAACTGTGAACCGCTCGGCACGCCACAGTTGCCTGGAACTGCTTTCCAGGATCCAAAGACGCTACAGCCGACGGAACCTGGTCAGCACGGGGGCGATGGCATCTCTGGGCGGGGAGGTTGTGGTAGGAGAACCAGTGGGACTGGAGACCGCGGGTCGCTCTGGAAGCCAGCTTCTGGAGATGTTCAACATCGGCCAACAGCATATTTTCCGTCCCTCTGAGGAAGAAGAGGACAACGTAGCAAATGGATTAGAGGGCCCAAAAGAGGACCACAAGAACGAGTCACGACTAAGAGGCCTCCGGGCACACGTTATTACCAAAAACGACCTGCTGCAGAGACACGGAGGCGGGCTGACAAAAGAAGGCACGACCACGATGCCAAAACCGCGTTCATCTCCAGTCCACACGTGTACTTATACCTCATCGTCACAGGTGGCGCCGGCTACGCTTCCGGAAACAGAAGACCCCACCCAGTTTGGGTTCGGACCCTTTGAGCTGCCTCCTCAGTGGTTACCTGAGACGAGGAACAGTAAGAAGAGGCTACTTCCGCCATTGGGTAACACGCCTGAGGAGCTCATCCAGACCAAACTGCCCAAGCCACGACCGGAAAGGCGAATAAGCAGGAACAACAAGGTCTGCATCATCTCTGCTGTGGACCCATGA